In Paracoccus tegillarcae, one DNA window encodes the following:
- a CDS encoding type II toxin-antitoxin system RnlB family antitoxin gives MIETVRIIGEIAVVTATADFHPLREIKLLTLKLANLGFEGIVLFDLLSVNGLTPNRFASMRFEKTGFDRSSFAVETDVSSAIRERQDLMAKSHQAFLLGSVLSSSELKRFMH, from the coding sequence ATGATTGAAACCGTCCGCATAATTGGTGAAATAGCTGTGGTTACGGCCACGGCAGATTTCCACCCCTTACGTGAGATTAAACTTCTCACCTTGAAGCTTGCTAACTTAGGCTTCGAGGGCATTGTGCTTTTCGACTTGCTTTCGGTCAACGGGCTGACCCCAAATCGATTTGCCTCCATGAGGTTTGAAAAGACCGGTTTTGATCGCAGCTCATTTGCCGTAGAGACCGATGTAAGTTCGGCCATTCGAGAGAGGCAAGATTTGATGGCCAAAAGCCATCAAGCGTTCCTTCTTGGCAGTGTCCTCTCGTCTAGCGAATTGAAGAGGTTCATGCATTAA
- a CDS encoding type II toxin-antitoxin system RnlA family toxin: MTDYKDLNIDRETLDEHIQRFIESAGYSIDGEIETSDKRKRLVFGRPGAQFATVDLHLNKTGTTTIQWKMGKNQPIGEELAVHLKATINPAEFENVNYALKGITSESFDSILDLMEDGVEVATNRNDELTKQVTLKSVEHHDSLKLTHHRRTRVLQVQGKPLSCYRRVIFMLTDLLDLKGLEQVLYRKDESSADIVRKEMAEDYLKTFFPNSYVNIPDDIKKLLISSCCVKLAAPNLPDYCLLLYPDLRSLEGILKLKMAKHNMSVQDAENGFGDFFDVASGKCTLKLEHQGKVSKKIAESLSNGYTFYRKHRHAIFHMEEFSGGSRMINTLDSAIGLSKDAYSAIDALIQ, translated from the coding sequence ATGACTGACTACAAGGACTTAAATATAGATCGTGAGACACTGGATGAGCACATTCAGCGATTCATTGAATCAGCGGGTTATTCAATTGACGGCGAAATCGAAACCTCCGACAAGCGCAAAAGGCTGGTCTTTGGTCGTCCGGGCGCTCAGTTTGCAACCGTGGATTTACACCTCAATAAGACTGGCACAACAACTATCCAATGGAAGATGGGAAAGAACCAGCCGATAGGGGAGGAACTAGCTGTCCACCTGAAGGCCACAATTAATCCTGCTGAATTTGAGAACGTAAACTACGCTCTTAAAGGAATAACCTCTGAGTCATTCGATTCAATTTTAGATCTTATGGAAGATGGCGTCGAAGTTGCGACTAATCGCAATGATGAACTTACCAAGCAAGTAACGTTAAAGAGCGTTGAACATCACGACTCTCTTAAACTTACTCACCATCGTCGCACAAGGGTATTACAGGTTCAGGGCAAGCCTCTTTCTTGCTATCGGCGCGTTATATTTATGCTTACTGATCTTTTGGACCTGAAGGGGCTTGAGCAAGTCCTGTATCGTAAGGATGAAAGTAGCGCGGATATTGTCCGGAAAGAAATGGCTGAAGATTACCTCAAGACTTTCTTCCCCAATAGCTATGTCAATATCCCTGATGATATCAAAAAACTTTTGATTTCTAGTTGCTGCGTCAAGCTTGCTGCGCCTAACCTGCCAGACTATTGCCTTCTACTCTATCCTGATTTGCGATCGCTTGAGGGTATTCTGAAGCTCAAGATGGCCAAACACAATATGTCGGTTCAAGATGCCGAGAATGGCTTTGGTGACTTCTTTGATGTAGCATCGGGGAAATGCACCCTAAAACTTGAGCATCAGGGAAAAGTTTCAAAGAAAATAGCGGAATCGCTAAGCAATGGTTATACTTTTTACCGTAAGCACCGCCACGCAATTTTTCACATGGAGGAATTCTCTGGTGGCAGCAGAATGATAAATACCTTGGATTCAGCTATTGGCTTATCAAAAGATGCGTATTCAGCAATTGATGCGCTGATTCAATGA
- a CDS encoding recombinase family protein: MNKSRYMIGYARTSTIDQNLDAQMFALKAAGCSVVRTEQKSGTSLDGRDELKTILDFIQAGETLVVTRIDRLARSLSDLQAIVTRLKEKGAHLAATEQPVDTSTATGKAFFDMLGVFAEFETNLRRERQAEGIAAAKDRGVYRGRKPKIDMDEIREKLKAGQSPTRIARDMKISRGTVYKAKVALDNMKAREADQP, encoded by the coding sequence ATGAACAAATCCCGCTACATGATCGGCTATGCGCGAACCTCGACCATAGACCAGAACCTCGATGCACAGATGTTCGCCCTGAAGGCGGCTGGATGCAGCGTGGTCAGGACCGAGCAGAAGAGCGGAACTAGCCTTGATGGGCGGGACGAGCTGAAGACCATCCTCGATTTCATCCAGGCGGGCGAAACGCTGGTGGTCACGCGCATTGATCGTCTGGCGCGCAGCCTCAGCGATTTACAGGCCATTGTCACGAGGCTGAAGGAGAAAGGCGCCCATCTGGCGGCGACGGAGCAGCCCGTCGACACCTCGACGGCGACCGGCAAGGCGTTCTTCGACATGCTCGGGGTCTTTGCCGAGTTCGAAACCAATCTCAGGCGTGAGCGCCAGGCCGAAGGGATCGCTGCCGCGAAGGACCGGGGCGTCTACCGTGGGCGCAAGCCCAAGATCGATATGGACGAGATCCGGGAAAAGCTGAAGGCTGGTCAGTCTCCAACCAGAATCGCGCGGGACATGAAGATATCGCGGGGCACGGTCTATAAGGCGAAGGTCGCCCTCGATAACATGAAAGCGCGAGAGGCAGATCAGCCATAA
- a CDS encoding DUF6927 domain-containing protein translates to MGWLIYPDTPAIIRDEIARLCTWNNETGRGFPVLISRRGAVWYAAVRAEPAVGRLDTGRDPTGYFETDATGGYTFAAVFLTTSRKGEWGYKDMDETSGPNQAEAPAKLLDLLSPTSAEFALDWRMRCRAHAARSGRRLKSGDVIRLATPLRFSDGAELQTFRIAREKWGRSNRTVFISTENGGRYSVSNIMSRDWTHI, encoded by the coding sequence ATGGGCTGGCTCATCTATCCCGACACCCCCGCAATCATCCGCGATGAAATCGCCCGGCTCTGCACCTGGAACAATGAGACAGGGCGGGGTTTCCCCGTCCTGATCAGCCGCAGGGGCGCGGTCTGGTATGCGGCGGTCCGCGCCGAGCCCGCCGTCGGCCGGTTGGACACCGGGCGCGACCCAACCGGGTATTTCGAGACTGACGCCACAGGCGGATATACTTTCGCTGCTGTGTTCCTAACCACGAGCCGTAAGGGCGAATGGGGTTACAAGGACATGGACGAAACCAGCGGTCCCAATCAGGCCGAGGCCCCCGCGAAGCTGCTGGACCTGCTGTCGCCGACCAGCGCCGAATTTGCCCTCGATTGGCGGATGCGGTGCCGTGCCCATGCCGCGCGCTCTGGTCGCCGCCTGAAGTCGGGCGACGTGATCCGTCTGGCGACACCCTTGCGGTTTTCGGACGGAGCCGAGCTGCAGACCTTCCGCATCGCGCGGGAAAAATGGGGACGCAGCAACCGGACCGTGTTCATCAGCACCGAAAACGGCGGGCGCTATTCCGTCAGCAACATCATGTCCCGCGACTGGACACACATCTGA
- a CDS encoding DUF4287 domain-containing protein codes for MALSPREMHDRIIGNLKTKTGHTFDHWREVVTEERCERNDKDLVAHLKATHGLGHYTAVAIIKEAASGNEYEATDDLVTALFEGKPGAQRLFEAIDTKAAELPGTERVPCKTYVGYRAKTQFMIVAPSGEYGLRCGLALPPSGPDLLPSSSFGSARIKSQFHVGEGGPTTEQLALIKVAHGQNA; via the coding sequence ATGGCACTCTCACCGAGAGAAATGCATGATCGGATCATTGGCAACTTGAAGACCAAGACGGGCCACACCTTCGATCACTGGCGCGAGGTCGTCACCGAAGAGCGCTGCGAGAGAAACGATAAGGATCTGGTGGCCCATCTTAAGGCTACCCACGGACTTGGGCATTACACCGCCGTCGCGATCATCAAGGAAGCCGCATCAGGCAACGAATACGAGGCGACGGATGATCTTGTTACAGCACTCTTCGAAGGAAAACCCGGCGCACAACGCCTTTTTGAGGCGATAGACACCAAAGCCGCCGAGCTGCCAGGAACCGAACGCGTGCCGTGCAAAACATATGTGGGGTATCGCGCGAAGACGCAGTTCATGATCGTTGCGCCATCCGGAGAGTACGGCCTGCGCTGTGGACTTGCTTTGCCACCTTCCGGGCCGGACTTGTTGCCGTCTTCCAGCTTTGGCAGTGCAAGGATCAAGTCGCAATTTCATGTTGGCGAGGGTGGCCCAACGACAGAGCAACTGGCACTCATTAAGGTAGCCCACGGCCAAAACGCATGA
- a CDS encoding DNA cytosine methyltransferase, giving the protein MNTRTFYEFFAGGGMVRAGLGDGWSCVFANDFDRRKGITYADNWGDRELVVDDIRQVGPDDLPGVADLIWGSFPCQDLSLAGGGAGLRGDRSGTFWPFMQIANELKEEGRLPRVMALENVVGTLTSHGGTDFVAICQAMSDLGYLFGAIVVDAALFVPQSRPRLFVIGVQIGHEAAAASGPTMWHSTALRRAHSTLNEELRERWVWWDMPPPPHREVRFADILQEKPSDVVWHTAAETRALLSMMSEVNLAKVETAKAAGIRMVGGVYKRTRWSHGVKVQRAEIRFDNVAGCLRTPAGGSSRQLIMVVEGSKIRSRLISARETARLMGLPDSYRLPAAYNEAYHLTGDGVAVPVVRYVARHIVEPVLRSMKEPEDDRDSVRAESSTPTADN; this is encoded by the coding sequence ATGAACACACGGACCTTTTATGAGTTCTTCGCAGGTGGCGGGATGGTCCGTGCTGGTCTAGGTGACGGATGGTCATGTGTGTTTGCAAATGACTTTGACCGGCGCAAGGGCATCACCTATGCCGACAATTGGGGTGATAGAGAGCTGGTTGTTGACGACATTCGTCAAGTTGGACCCGACGACCTGCCGGGAGTTGCGGATCTGATCTGGGGTTCATTTCCATGCCAAGACCTATCGCTCGCCGGCGGCGGCGCTGGGCTCCGAGGGGATCGATCGGGGACCTTTTGGCCGTTTATGCAGATCGCCAATGAACTTAAGGAAGAGGGTCGGCTTCCTCGTGTCATGGCCCTGGAGAATGTTGTTGGGACGCTAACATCGCACGGAGGCACTGACTTTGTGGCCATCTGTCAAGCGATGTCGGATTTAGGTTATTTATTTGGAGCAATCGTTGTTGACGCCGCACTATTCGTCCCTCAGAGCCGTCCGCGGTTGTTCGTGATTGGTGTTCAGATCGGCCACGAGGCTGCGGCAGCATCCGGCCCTACAATGTGGCACAGCACCGCACTGCGCCGGGCTCATTCAACACTAAACGAAGAACTCCGCGAAAGATGGGTATGGTGGGACATGCCGCCGCCGCCCCACCGCGAGGTTCGATTTGCAGATATTCTTCAGGAAAAACCCTCTGACGTCGTTTGGCACACAGCGGCAGAAACCCGTGCTCTACTGAGCATGATGTCCGAAGTTAACCTCGCGAAAGTTGAGACTGCTAAAGCCGCCGGTATTCGTATGGTCGGGGGTGTCTACAAGCGGACACGGTGGTCGCACGGCGTGAAGGTCCAGCGGGCGGAGATTCGGTTCGATAACGTTGCTGGTTGCCTGCGAACACCAGCGGGCGGATCATCACGTCAGCTGATCATGGTTGTTGAGGGGTCTAAAATCAGGTCGCGTCTAATCTCGGCTCGGGAAACCGCCCGCCTAATGGGCCTTCCAGACTCTTATCGCCTGCCTGCCGCATATAACGAGGCTTATCACCTGACGGGGGATGGTGTTGCAGTTCCTGTCGTGCGCTATGTTGCTCGACACATCGTTGAGCCAGTTCTTCGCAGCATGAAAGAGCCAGAAGATGACCGAGATTCCGTGCGAGCAGAATCCAGCACTCCGACAGCAGATAATTGA
- a CDS encoding helix-turn-helix domain-containing protein: MSAPLPNALRTRFQRHIEEGLSGRAAAMRLKLSPATGARWARLIRTRGHAHPAPQGRPLGRGKLAPFQAFFEELVTQDPDMTLFELRDALAMAEGLEAHHSSIAALLSRLGFTYKKNRWWPATGPRKCKAGPARLVDAPLACTAASAGTACIYRRDVHQDEPYLPAWSRSLR, translated from the coding sequence ATGTCAGCACCTTTGCCGAATGCGCTCCGGACGCGGTTTCAGCGCCATATCGAAGAGGGCCTGAGCGGCCGTGCCGCAGCCATGCGCCTGAAGCTGTCACCTGCAACAGGCGCACGGTGGGCACGCCTGATCCGGACACGCGGCCACGCTCATCCCGCGCCTCAGGGGCGCCCTCTTGGGCGAGGCAAGCTCGCGCCATTCCAGGCGTTTTTCGAGGAACTGGTCACCCAGGATCCTGACATGACGCTCTTCGAACTGCGCGACGCCCTGGCGATGGCGGAAGGTCTCGAAGCTCACCATTCTTCCATTGCCGCGCTGCTGTCACGGCTCGGCTTCACCTATAAAAAAAATCGCTGGTGGCCAGCGACGGGGCCGCGCAAGTGTAAGGCAGGCCCGGCACGATTGGTTGACGCGCCGCTTGCCTGCACTGCGGCGTCAGCCGGAACGGCTTGTATTTATAGACGAGACGTCCATCAAGACGAACCTTACCTGCCTGCGTGGTCGCGCTCACTGCGGTGA
- the repC gene encoding replication initiation protein RepC, which yields MAHPAVTAFVRALDQFDRSKTRTEIFRLFCEMAYCALAKRASPFADQQDRLEAEYMDCVGRFPNKDDIRRMPEMMAIAIEAIAGGGLDFFGQVAAEIGALDAGLGQFFTPYEISRLMAEMSLGDAPAQIEAQGFITVSEPAAGAGGMVLALADALESQGFDPARHRADNDFLKSAPSGAECREKSIGGLSPAGNPDDLSWLTPEKIRSIAGQNFRFCLDAICPVGEQMTDRHLRSVAIMLLPDLGINASAWEEALQVFGSMRAALAVLIIDANRNHPTHPIHSPGGALRAFTRLQLAGQFNLSGSLIGLVERSRAEP from the coding sequence ATGGCCCATCCCGCCGTGACCGCATTCGTGCGCGCGCTCGACCAATTCGATCGCTCGAAAACCCGCACCGAGATCTTCCGCCTGTTCTGTGAAATGGCCTATTGCGCCCTCGCCAAGCGTGCCTCACCCTTTGCCGATCAACAGGACCGGCTGGAAGCCGAGTATATGGATTGCGTCGGCAGGTTTCCGAACAAGGACGATATACGCCGGATGCCCGAAATGATGGCCATCGCCATCGAGGCCATTGCCGGCGGCGGCCTCGACTTCTTCGGCCAGGTCGCCGCCGAGATCGGCGCGCTAGATGCTGGTCTCGGGCAGTTTTTCACGCCCTATGAGATCAGTCGCCTGATGGCCGAAATGAGCCTTGGCGATGCACCCGCACAGATCGAGGCGCAGGGATTCATCACCGTGTCGGAACCCGCCGCCGGTGCCGGCGGCATGGTTCTGGCGCTGGCCGATGCGCTGGAAAGCCAGGGCTTTGACCCGGCCCGCCATCGGGCCGACAACGATTTCCTTAAGTCTGCGCCTAGCGGCGCAGAATGCAGAGAAAAAAGTATCGGCGGCTTAAGTCCTGCTGGCAATCCCGACGATCTGTCCTGGCTGACCCCCGAGAAGATCAGATCCATTGCCGGCCAGAATTTCCGGTTCTGTCTCGATGCCATTTGCCCTGTTGGGGAACAGATGACAGACAGGCATCTGCGAAGCGTTGCGATCATGCTCCTACCTGACCTGGGCATCAATGCTTCAGCTTGGGAAGAAGCCTTGCAGGTATTCGGCTCGATGCGCGCGGCATTGGCGGTCTTGATCATCGACGCGAACCGAAATCATCCGACGCACCCTATCCACAGCCCAGGGGGAGCACTTCGCGCGTTCACGCGGTTGCAGCTTGCCGGACAGTTTAACCTTTCCGGGTCGCTTATAGGTCTTGTTGAGCGATCAAGGGCAGAGCCGTGA
- a CDS encoding lysozyme inhibitor LprI family protein — protein sequence MRRSSYQQIIDRNVRRGEHRRLGTELVGQINALRAEVDAITGIAPLHLQFAPIRLVTILEVFLREVIAELVDGDEAIFERAEKLVKGTKIDLAFAAHVDRRELTIGDFVAHTVSLSGVDGIMNILDTLVGGFAGRLQTVHPRWTEEMDEWPLPPIVADYDVMMTSLARLFEVRHVLTHELPTGTVFDSKELSDLIDATSTFVEATDWSVIDVLRGSVPQTQSGMNIVAGEDLRREEEELEAILRKVAALPRIDGDALQELQAAWADFANRHAGLLASQVEGGSMYPLLWAGEKASLVRDRITQLKGILDGWWDR from the coding sequence ATGCGACGCTCGTCCTATCAGCAAATCATCGACCGGAACGTCCGCCGCGGCGAGCATCGCCGCCTCGGCACTGAATTGGTCGGCCAAATCAACGCGCTGCGCGCCGAGGTTGACGCCATTACCGGGATCGCGCCCCTGCATCTTCAGTTCGCGCCTATCCGACTGGTCACGATTCTAGAGGTTTTCCTGCGCGAAGTGATCGCTGAGCTTGTCGACGGGGACGAGGCCATCTTCGAGCGTGCTGAGAAACTCGTCAAAGGCACCAAGATCGACCTCGCATTCGCTGCCCATGTCGACCGGCGCGAGCTGACCATCGGAGATTTCGTCGCCCATACTGTATCCCTCAGTGGCGTCGATGGAATCATGAACATCTTGGATACCCTGGTCGGCGGATTTGCGGGCAGGCTACAGACGGTCCATCCGCGCTGGACAGAGGAAATGGATGAATGGCCTCTGCCCCCCATCGTCGCCGATTACGATGTGATGATGACTTCTCTCGCCCGACTCTTCGAGGTCCGCCACGTACTAACCCACGAGCTTCCTACCGGGACTGTCTTTGACTCCAAGGAGCTTTCAGACCTCATCGATGCCACCAGTACGTTTGTCGAGGCAACGGATTGGTCCGTAATCGACGTTCTCCGCGGCTCGGTTCCTCAGACGCAAAGCGGGATGAACATAGTTGCCGGCGAAGACCTGCGCCGTGAGGAGGAAGAGCTAGAGGCAATTTTGAGGAAAGTAGCTGCCCTCCCTAGAATCGATGGTGATGCTCTTCAAGAATTGCAAGCAGCTTGGGCCGATTTTGCAAACAGACACGCCGGTCTCCTCGCCTCGCAGGTCGAGGGCGGTTCGATGTATCCGCTTCTCTGGGCCGGCGAGAAGGCCTCTTTGGTCCGTGATCGGATCACCCAGCTCAAAGGCATCCTCGACGGATGGTGGGACCGATAG
- a CDS encoding thermonuclease family protein, with translation MAVVAFQFATPVIAGHVAGRASVIDGDTIEIRSQRIRISGVDAPEAGQVCYSPSGRRWRCGQRAAHMLADHLGAGPVSCRTEGQDRYWRWLARCTAHGRDLGEWLVRNGWAVPYFDRNHAYAEAQRAARASRSGLWAGQFTLPKDWRKLQRN, from the coding sequence ATGGCTGTGGTTGCGTTCCAGTTCGCCACGCCGGTAATTGCCGGTCATGTCGCCGGCCGGGCCAGCGTGATCGACGGCGACACAATCGAGATCCGTTCCCAGAGGATAAGGATTTCTGGCGTCGATGCCCCTGAAGCCGGGCAGGTCTGCTACAGCCCTTCGGGCCGACGATGGCGATGCGGCCAGAGAGCTGCCCACATGCTTGCGGATCATCTTGGAGCTGGACCAGTATCATGCAGGACCGAGGGCCAAGATAGGTATTGGCGCTGGCTGGCAAGATGCACAGCACACGGCCGAGACCTGGGCGAATGGCTCGTCCGCAACGGATGGGCGGTTCCGTATTTCGACCGCAACCACGCATATGCCGAAGCACAACGCGCCGCCAGGGCGAGCAGATCGGGTCTCTGGGCAGGCCAGTTCACATTGCCCAAAGACTGGCGGAAATTGCAGCGCAACTAA
- a CDS encoding ArsR/SmtB family transcription factor gives MSNFDDIFRALSVSVRRDMLAAMIDEDRTVSDLTARTDISQSAVSQHLAVLKDAGLVRDRKVGRNRYYAVEVGQLLLLDDWLDPFRNQWAGAFDALESHLNKQKN, from the coding sequence ATGTCGAACTTCGATGATATCTTCCGTGCCCTCTCCGTCTCTGTCAGAAGGGATATGCTTGCCGCGATGATTGATGAAGATCGTACGGTCAGTGACCTGACGGCTCGCACCGATATTTCACAGTCGGCGGTCTCCCAACATCTCGCCGTTCTTAAGGATGCAGGCCTCGTTCGCGACCGAAAGGTCGGACGCAACAGGTACTACGCGGTCGAGGTCGGACAATTACTGCTGCTCGATGATTGGCTGGACCCGTTTCGCAACCAGTGGGCTGGGGCGTTCGACGCCTTGGAAAGTCACCTTAACAAACAGAAGAACTGA
- a CDS encoding GNAT family N-acetyltransferase, protein MTEIKHGLPSGMESAAAQLYWEAFGGKLGKLLGPSQRGERFFCETINRSSIIAATQDGELLGIVAFKSDGEGFSRAGVKDLFRHYGIGAIWRLIPLAMLERSSAADTLQMDGVCVSASARGKGVGSALFDALFTYAHERDYRYITLDVIDTNPRAKALYERLGFEATKTEGTSFLKPLLGFSYATKMRRAL, encoded by the coding sequence ATGACAGAAATCAAACATGGTCTGCCTTCGGGCATGGAGAGCGCCGCCGCACAGCTCTATTGGGAAGCTTTTGGCGGAAAATTGGGCAAGCTTCTTGGGCCGAGCCAGCGCGGCGAACGCTTTTTTTGCGAAACGATCAACCGATCCTCCATTATTGCCGCCACGCAAGATGGAGAACTTCTTGGGATTGTCGCCTTCAAATCAGATGGAGAGGGATTTTCCCGCGCAGGGGTAAAGGACCTCTTTCGACACTATGGAATTGGAGCAATTTGGCGTCTTATTCCACTTGCAATGCTGGAACGATCTTCCGCAGCAGATACGTTGCAAATGGACGGAGTTTGCGTCAGCGCTTCGGCGCGTGGGAAGGGCGTTGGCTCGGCTCTTTTTGACGCTCTCTTCACCTATGCCCACGAGCGCGACTATCGCTACATCACGCTGGACGTTATTGACACAAACCCACGCGCTAAAGCCCTTTACGAACGACTTGGTTTTGAGGCGACGAAAACCGAAGGCACCTCTTTTCTGAAGCCGCTCCTTGGTTTTTCCTACGCCACTAAAATGCGACGCGCGCTCTGA
- a CDS encoding ATP-binding protein, translated as MDGNKVLGHDADTLIKPDMLAVLERTNLSVNVQGFLLPVFEALSNSMDGIEQRFNDQASRKGKILVKFESLNDPKKILISVTDNGVGLNEENYKSFRTPFSGYKLSKRGRGFGRFIAFKVFSRIHYSSRFEIATIEETRTFRFDISQDEEIIFHDGKPEFSGCGMCVELDEPLKDWFELIGSLSKQDVKDQIGSHFLPYFLYRGLPEIFLQFDDDEPENITSYFKAVFVEHAAGQIDTTIEGVTCSLNYTLTKIPKTRQFKSHSLLFAAADRIVGHPRDLSNKLGATHFVDKDDSKFIIVAVVRGEAFETRLNDSRTSLDLPPKAIEEIVGIVCEKIQDREKQQIEKIKTGQAQKLNVALHENPILRLGLKGQSLSEYVAKKPNHWGPEEFVQDLALSRYRNTGDLLKQITEAANDPASYADKIKDLASRIDAGKKEALAEYVIHRKSIIELLDAARKFDDAKTRGAEDEVHSLIFRRFSDSVNVEYFQHNLWLIDDALAFLPYVSSDRTMHGGGRKKGDKVTDLLFYDDTMVLGDEDGTTLTIVEFKKPSRNDYSFGPAKSDPVTQVIDTLEKAVGAGGITRTDGGHMSFERVARRSAFIIADLTPTLIKVLKRHNFQNPHDPKIWTQYFDNGEIFIQAFGYDTLVSMAKKRNQAFSKVLLDD; from the coding sequence ATGGATGGTAACAAAGTGCTAGGGCATGATGCAGATACCTTGATCAAGCCCGACATGCTGGCAGTTCTCGAACGCACCAATTTATCTGTCAACGTGCAAGGCTTCCTGTTGCCCGTTTTCGAAGCGCTTTCGAACTCGATGGATGGAATCGAGCAGCGTTTCAATGATCAAGCATCTCGCAAGGGGAAAATTCTCGTCAAATTTGAAAGCCTAAACGATCCTAAAAAGATACTGATTAGCGTCACAGATAATGGCGTTGGCTTGAATGAGGAAAACTATAAATCGTTTCGGACACCTTTCAGCGGGTATAAACTTAGCAAGCGCGGGCGCGGCTTCGGGCGCTTCATTGCCTTCAAAGTATTCTCTCGGATTCACTATTCTAGTCGCTTTGAGATCGCCACTATAGAGGAAACAAGGACCTTCCGTTTTGACATTTCCCAAGATGAGGAGATCATCTTCCATGATGGCAAACCTGAATTCTCAGGGTGTGGCATGTGTGTCGAACTGGATGAACCTCTGAAAGATTGGTTCGAACTCATTGGCTCACTATCAAAGCAGGATGTGAAGGACCAAATCGGCTCGCACTTCCTGCCATATTTTCTGTATCGCGGGCTGCCTGAGATTTTTCTTCAGTTCGACGATGATGAACCGGAAAACATCACCAGCTATTTCAAGGCAGTGTTCGTTGAACACGCTGCAGGCCAGATCGACACTACTATTGAGGGTGTAACGTGCTCCCTGAATTACACACTGACAAAGATCCCCAAAACAAGACAGTTCAAAAGCCATAGTCTACTTTTCGCGGCGGCGGATCGAATTGTTGGACACCCCCGCGACCTTTCAAACAAGCTAGGCGCCACACATTTCGTAGACAAGGACGATAGCAAGTTTATCATTGTGGCCGTTGTTCGAGGCGAAGCTTTTGAAACGCGTTTGAACGACTCTCGCACTAGCCTGGACCTTCCGCCAAAAGCGATTGAAGAAATTGTAGGAATTGTCTGCGAGAAGATTCAGGACCGCGAGAAACAGCAAATCGAAAAGATTAAGACCGGACAGGCTCAGAAACTCAATGTGGCTCTGCATGAAAATCCGATTCTCCGCTTGGGCCTCAAGGGGCAATCTCTTTCCGAGTATGTTGCAAAGAAACCCAACCACTGGGGGCCGGAAGAATTTGTTCAAGACCTCGCGCTGTCCCGTTACCGAAACACCGGCGATTTGCTCAAGCAGATCACTGAGGCGGCCAATGACCCAGCATCATATGCCGACAAGATAAAGGATTTGGCGAGCCGCATTGATGCTGGAAAAAAAGAGGCGCTCGCCGAGTATGTCATTCATCGGAAGAGCATTATTGAGCTGCTCGACGCCGCTCGAAAATTCGATGACGCTAAAACACGTGGTGCTGAGGATGAGGTTCACTCCCTGATCTTTCGCCGATTTAGCGACAGCGTGAATGTTGAATATTTCCAGCATAATCTTTGGTTGATTGACGATGCTCTCGCTTTCTTGCCGTATGTGTCGAGTGACCGAACGATGCACGGAGGGGGAAGAAAGAAAGGTGACAAAGTCACTGACCTCTTGTTCTACGACGATACGATGGTGCTAGGCGACGAAGATGGCACTACCCTGACTATCGTTGAGTTCAAGAAGCCTAGCCGTAATGACTACAGCTTTGGGCCAGCAAAGTCGGACCCGGTAACGCAGGTCATCGACACTTTGGAAAAGGCAGTCGGGGCGGGAGGCATCACCAGAACTGATGGTGGCCATATGTCGTTCGAACGAGTTGCCCGCCGTAGCGCTTTCATTATCGCTGATTTGACCCCAACCCTGATCAAAGTTCTAAAGCGCCACAATTTTCAGAATCCTCATGATCCCAAGATTTGGACGCAGTATTTCGACAATGGCGAAATTTTCATTCAGGCGTTTGGTTACGACACCTTGGTTTCTATGGCGAAGAAACGGAATCAGGCCTTCAGCAAGGTTCTTCTAGATGATTGA
- a CDS encoding SRPBCC family protein, whose protein sequence is MKTIHVTRRLAYPQEMVWAALTDSQHIEKWLMPNDFRPKVGHQFQFLTKPAPGFDGIVDCKVLDLEPQSRLAFSWKGGGIDTKVTIFLSPLEAGTEVQLVQEGFKVSNIIPRIILGQGWKTIIGKKLPTAIDGMAVEAV, encoded by the coding sequence ATGAAAACGATACACGTGACGCGCCGCTTGGCCTATCCGCAGGAGATGGTCTGGGCCGCTTTGACAGACAGCCAGCACATTGAGAAATGGCTGATGCCAAACGACTTTCGACCCAAAGTTGGCCACCAGTTTCAGTTCCTCACGAAACCTGCGCCGGGCTTCGACGGCATCGTCGACTGCAAGGTGCTGGATCTAGAACCGCAAAGTCGATTGGCGTTCTCTTGGAAAGGCGGCGGAATCGACACCAAGGTGACAATTTTCCTGTCGCCGCTTGAGGCGGGCACAGAAGTGCAGCTTGTTCAGGAAGGGTTCAAAGTTTCCAACATCATCCCGCGCATCATTTTGGGTCAGGGCTGGAAAACCATCATTGGAAAGAAGCTGCCGACCGCGATTGACGGTATGGCGGTGGAGGCAGTGTGA